The nucleotide window GGACGACATTATCGCCCACAAGGACGGGAAAAACATTTCGGAATACCGGCTGCTCAATACAAACGGTGAAATCCGTTCGGCCCTGATATCCTCCCAGTACATCAACTGGAAGGGAGAGGACGCATTCCTGAGCGTCATTTCCGACATTACCGAGCTCAAACAGGTCGAGGAAAGTCTCTCGGCCATAGCCAACACGGCTGCGGAAGCCATCGGCATCTTCCAGGACGAATACCTGGTCTACTGCAACCCGGCCATGATCACCACCTTCGGCTATACTTTCGCGGAGTTGCAAAACAAGCCCTTCCACCAATTCGTCCATCCCGACGACCGGGCCATGCTCTACGAGCGCTACAACGCCCGACAGGCCGGGGAGGAGGTGCCGGCGCAGTATGATTACCGGCTCATCGGCAAGAACGGCGAGACCGTATGGGTCATGATCAGCGCAGGGATCACCCGGTGGAAAGGCAGGATCGCCACGGTCACGATCCTGACCAATGTCACGGACCGCAAAAAGGCGGAAGAGGCGGTTCGCCTGGCCAAGGAAGACCTGGAAATCCGGGTCGAGGAAAGGACCAGGGACCTGCGGGTGATCAACGACCAGCTCATCGCCATCAGCAATCAGAAATCGGCCTTCGTGTCCGCCGCCTCTCACGAGCTGCGGACCCCGCTCGCGTCGATTCTCGGATTTTCCGCCCTGGTCCGGAAAATCCTGGACAAACATGTCGCCCCGACCGTCAACGACCCGGCCCTGGAAGAAAAGATCGGGGTGGCCCTGGAGAACCTGGACATCATCAAACTGGAGGGCGACCGGCTGACGCGCCTCCTCGACGACATGCTCGACGTCAGCAAGATCGAGGCGGGCCAGGCGGACTGGAGAGACAAGCCGCTTTCGGTCCGGTCCATCGTGGACGACGCACTGGCCGTGTCCCGCATCAAGCTGGATGCCAAGCCGAAAGTCACGCTGAAGGCACAATCCGAGGATCCTTCGCTCCGCATTCTTGCGGACCCGGACCGCATCATGCAGGTCGTCACCAACCTGCTGGACAACGCCATCAAATTCACTGAACAGGGCGAGATCGTCATCTCGACCCGACTGGCGCGAAAAGACGTCCTGGAGTTTCGGATAACGGATACGGGGACCGGAATGACGGAAAGGGAACGGGGATTGGTTTTCCAGAAATACTATCAGGCCGAATCACCTTCCAAAGGCATCTCCAAAGCGCCCAAGGGAACCGGCCTCGGGCTGGCCATCTGCAAGGAGATCATCGAGCATTATCAGGGCATGATCGGCGTGGAGCCCGGCCCGGACGGAGTCGGCTCCAGCTTCTACTTCCGGCTGCCGCTGCTCAAGGATTAGGATCGAAAGCCCGACCCCGGGCTATTTGTCGCAACCCGACGGGTTGTCGCGGGTGTACCGACCGGTGGGCGTCACGGCGAAACGGTTGGCGACCATCTGGCGGCAGTCGGTGCAGTAGCAGTAGTAGTCGACGGTGTAAGCGCAATCGCACACAGGACAAAGCAGCTTGTTGCAGCCGGCGCACGCCACGCCCCTGGCGAGCAGGTTCTCGCCGCACCTGTGGCAAATATAGGGATTACTCATAGCTTTCATACACCTCATAATGACGGCCCCGCTGCCTGCTCCGGCTTCCTCGCCCAAGGGGAAACGGCAGGTCGGGCCATGGTTCGAGAATATTTCGCCAGCCGAAACCGGACAGATGAAAATGACGGCCTGCCCAGCCGGATCGTCCTGATATTTCGGATGGTTCTATATTTTTACCTACAATTCAGGTTGTTACGCAAACACTTTTTCTAGATTTTTTCTATAATCAATAAAATCAGCTGTTTGTATAAACAACCGAATCCTCCTGCCACCACCGAGCGGCCTGTAATCCCATGCCACCCCTTCCGATCCGCAGAATTTTGTCTTGGGAAAAACGGCCCGGCAAATAGTGACCTCCTCTTCCGCCGGCACCCCAAACTTTTTTCTGTTTTTTTTGTCTTAACCCTTAATTGCATACCTTTCGGGTATATTTTTATTCATTCGCAACTTTTTTCACAAACCCTTGTCGCGCCTGCCTCCAAGAGGTCAAGTGAAAACCATTTTCAAAAAACCTCCTTATCTGGTTCCACCATTATTCCAGCTAATTATATACAAAATAGGAATTGATCTTGTTTTATTTTTTTCCTTGACGACCCCTTCACAATTAACATACCGGGCCGGTATGGATTAAAAACCTCGCTGTCAGGTAGGTTTTTTAACCTGCCCAACTGGGAGGAATTTGAAACCAGATTTTTGCGCGGAAATTTTCCGCGCGTGGGGGGCCGGTAGAGGACCCGGAAACGGGCTCCACGAATCAGCCGAAAGGCGGGTTCATTGCCATCAACGCTTTTGAGGAAAGGGATCGACACATGGCAAACGGTAAACAGTTGCTGCGAATGACTGTCATCGTGCTCGCGATCGCCGGCGTGCTGGGCTTCAGAATGGAAGCCATGGGCATGCTGGAAAAAGCCGCCGACACCAAAGGGCGGCCCGACGTGATCATGATTGACACCATCGCCAAGATCGAGAAACTCGAACAGTCTGCAGCCGTGTTCAAGCACGACGCACACACCAAAGCCCTGAAGGACCAGGGCATGAGCTGCGAATCCTGCCACAAGAAGGACGCCAAGGGCGACATGGTCCTGGCATTCAACAGGCAGGGGGACGAGCTGTCCGCCGACGCACTCAAGGACATTTACCACGACGGCTGTATTTCCTGCCACGTCGAGTCCGGCGAAAAGGGATTCAAGACCGGCCCCATGGTGGGCGAGTGTCGCGGCTGTCACCAGGCTGCGCCCGAAGTGACCGGCGACCGCGTTGAAGCGGGCATGGACAACGCGCTCCACTTCTCCCACTGGGATTCCAAGATCATCCCGGCGGACGCGGGCAAGGACACCAACTGCGGAGCCTGCCACACCAAGCAGGGCGAGGAAGACGCCTGGCGCTTCAACGCCGAATTCGCGTCCAAGCCCGAGAACGAGGCCTACCACGCCAAATGTGTTTCCTGCCATCAGGGCCTGATCGAGAAGAAGGCCGAACGTTCCGGTCCGGTGCAGTGCGCCGGTTGCCACGGCAAAGAGGAAGTGGCCGCCCGCAAGGTTGAGGAGGCCAAGACCCTCAAGGCCATGGGC belongs to Pseudodesulfovibrio portus and includes:
- a CDS encoding sensor histidine kinase, encoding MIFTLTAIRTCLLMLTLAALLLVGKNPNVRRGTGWGFVTLGFGIVALGSMLQLGAHAPFLQSYTVFGDPDTNKIIAEIFGFYLGICFVFIGLWKLGPILYKFFISEKKLSESERNFQTIIDTTIEGLVIIKDGCIVFANPSLEKMFGVSPGELIGARAMDFIVKEDHDRVYSRRDDIIAHKDGKNISEYRLLNTNGEIRSALISSQYINWKGEDAFLSVISDITELKQVEESLSAIANTAAEAIGIFQDEYLVYCNPAMITTFGYTFAELQNKPFHQFVHPDDRAMLYERYNARQAGEEVPAQYDYRLIGKNGETVWVMISAGITRWKGRIATVTILTNVTDRKKAEEAVRLAKEDLEIRVEERTRDLRVINDQLIAISNQKSAFVSAASHELRTPLASILGFSALVRKILDKHVAPTVNDPALEEKIGVALENLDIIKLEGDRLTRLLDDMLDVSKIEAGQADWRDKPLSVRSIVDDALAVSRIKLDAKPKVTLKAQSEDPSLRILADPDRIMQVVTNLLDNAIKFTEQGEIVISTRLARKDVLEFRITDTGTGMTERERGLVFQKYYQAESPSKGISKAPKGTGLGLAICKEIIEHYQGMIGVEPGPDGVGSSFYFRLPLLKD